The following coding sequences lie in one Natronorubrum tibetense GA33 genomic window:
- a CDS encoding Cdc6/Cdc18 family protein codes for MGLEPFTPDSTIFQDENVLRDGYQPDTLIERDRELEAFQSALRPVVNGAQPKNLFLYGQTGVGKTLATSMVLDRLASDLEPMVEIDLETIFLNCKSLTSSYQVAAHLVNEFRPPDEQIKTTGYPSGMINKMLWSEINALDATHCLIVLDEVDSIGNDDDILYQVPRANDNGHVDETQVGVIGISNDFTFRDNLSARVKDSLCDEEILFSPYDANELRRILEQRAEQAFHPGVLEDGVVGLAAAFAAQSSGSARQALRRLYKAGDLARDEGTDSVVERHIRAADEAVERDKVHEELVSVPVQSKLTLYALLTLEAEEKLPAKRSAIYKRYRVAAQKIGADVRTDRTVHDRLSQLTLKGFLDVEEKNKGPKGGSYYEYQFSIRTELVREALQRDSRMDELFN; via the coding sequence ATGGGTCTCGAACCGTTCACTCCTGATTCGACCATCTTTCAGGACGAAAATGTTCTTCGCGACGGGTATCAGCCCGATACGCTGATCGAACGGGATCGAGAACTCGAGGCGTTCCAATCCGCGCTTCGGCCTGTCGTCAACGGTGCGCAACCGAAGAACCTCTTTCTGTACGGGCAGACCGGGGTCGGGAAGACGCTCGCGACGAGCATGGTTCTCGATCGGCTTGCATCTGATCTCGAGCCTATGGTTGAGATCGACCTCGAGACGATTTTCTTGAACTGCAAGTCGCTCACCTCAAGTTATCAGGTTGCCGCCCATCTCGTCAACGAGTTTCGACCGCCGGACGAACAGATCAAGACGACCGGCTATCCGTCAGGTATGATCAACAAGATGCTCTGGTCGGAGATCAACGCACTCGACGCGACCCACTGTCTGATCGTGCTTGACGAAGTGGATTCGATCGGCAACGACGATGATATTCTCTATCAGGTCCCGCGGGCAAACGACAACGGCCATGTCGACGAGACACAGGTCGGCGTAATCGGTATCTCGAACGATTTTACGTTCCGTGATAACCTCTCGGCGCGGGTCAAAGACTCCCTCTGTGATGAGGAGATCCTGTTTTCGCCCTACGACGCAAACGAGTTGCGACGGATTCTCGAGCAACGCGCAGAACAGGCGTTCCACCCTGGCGTCCTTGAAGACGGTGTCGTCGGGTTGGCAGCTGCGTTCGCCGCCCAGAGTAGCGGCTCTGCACGGCAAGCACTCCGGCGACTCTACAAAGCCGGCGATCTCGCTCGTGACGAAGGGACGGACTCGGTAGTCGAACGCCATATTCGGGCCGCTGATGAGGCTGTCGAACGGGACAAAGTCCACGAGGAATTGGTCAGTGTGCCGGTCCAGTCGAAACTCACGCTGTACGCGCTCTTGACGCTCGAAGCCGAAGAGAAGCTCCCGGCGAAGCGGTCGGCCATCTACAAACGATATCGGGTCGCCGCTCAAAAGATTGGGGCGGACGTCCGGACCGATCGGACTGTCCACGATCGTCTCTCACAGTTGACGCTCAAGGGCTTCCTAGATGTCGAGGAGAAGAACAAAGGACCGAAAGGTGGCTCGTACTACGAATATCAGTTCAGTATCCGTACTGAGTTAGTGAGAGAAGCCCTGCAACGAGATTCGCGGATGGACGAACTATTCAACTAA
- a CDS encoding universal stress protein produces MSSTTTTNRSSPDQRITLRQSSSSATATTCTSATGCVSATLPMSSPLIGPTILTVGRNAEQQATPRRSADNRLQFGTETRDAWTRHAGHDQPDRQRRQRAFEYRGPYSSRRNGGYWETDIPIGLYERGDIENATAERIGDRVGDNLALAYADSTGTNLVVMGPHGRTGLDERLLGSISERVLRTASVPVLTTNRRDDS; encoded by the coding sequence ATGAGTTCGACCACAACCACGAATCGCTCTTCGCCTGATCAAAGGATAACGCTGAGGCAATCGTCCTCGAGCGCGACCGCGACTACATGCACGTCTGCGACTGGTTGTGTTTCGGCAACACTGCCGATGTCGAGTCCGTTGATCGGGCCGACGATATTGACAGTTGGAAGAAACGCCGAACAACAGGCGACACCAAGGCGGTCGGCCGATAATCGACTCCAATTCGGAACGGAAACTCGGGACGCCTGGACTCGGCACGCCGGACACGATCAACCCGATCGTCAACGTCGACAGAGAGCGTTCGAGTACAGAGGGCCGTACTCGTCTCGACGAAACGGCGGTTACTGGGAAACGGATATCCCAATTGGCCTGTACGAACGCGGCGACATCGAAAACGCGACTGCAGAGCGTATCGGTGACCGAGTCGGCGACAATCTCGCCCTCGCGTACGCTGACTCCACGGGAACCAATCTGGTAGTGATGGGACCCCACGGTCGCACGGGACTGGACGAGCGACTCCTCGGCAGTATCTCCGAACGGGTCCTCCGCACTGCGTCGGTCCCCGTCCTGACGACGAATCGCCGCGATGATTCATGA
- a CDS encoding RNA-guided endonuclease TnpB family protein has product MTTKQALTKTLDFQLDIQSDNESLLYDATLEARSVYNETIRLAKEGVDWDAIPDRVADDANLVKNTTQRVVAKALSAMENYYEYDDFGLPSHTRDGAYPLRANYEEGYNLSLTDDGGVAFRISAKPYKHVKGVLKGSDAHLDILKTALTSDEWKIGTAEALFHDDTAELHVNVTNTEQTVRDKQDSRTVVGVDVNEDNVALAALSEDGVKDTLVIDFPEIKFERHRYFTMRKRVQNARKDSIHDTLEGREERFVRDRLHKVSRHIVEWSRQFEKPCIVFEDLKEMRDSIDYGTRMNRRLHHLPFRALQFYTSYKASFEGIPTAWINPEYTSQQCPMCGHTERANRHKKRFKCRSCEHQDHSDRGASVNIAVKGVKKLDWNVPALNSLPVVRKVRRQASGAVDAPTVTHPTVRGYQADSRMGVSD; this is encoded by the coding sequence ATGACCACGAAACAGGCTCTCACCAAGACGCTGGACTTCCAACTCGACATCCAGAGTGACAACGAGAGCCTGCTGTACGATGCCACACTCGAAGCCCGCTCGGTGTACAACGAAACCATCCGACTCGCCAAAGAAGGTGTGGACTGGGACGCGATCCCCGACCGAGTGGCCGACGACGCCAACCTCGTAAAGAACACGACTCAGCGCGTCGTTGCGAAGGCACTCAGTGCGATGGAGAACTACTACGAGTACGACGACTTCGGCCTCCCGAGTCACACTAGAGATGGTGCGTACCCGCTTCGTGCGAACTATGAGGAGGGGTACAACTTGTCGCTCACCGACGACGGCGGCGTTGCGTTCCGCATCAGCGCGAAGCCGTACAAGCATGTCAAGGGGGTCCTCAAAGGGAGTGACGCCCACCTCGACATTCTCAAGACTGCGCTCACGAGTGACGAGTGGAAGATTGGGACGGCAGAAGCCCTGTTCCACGACGACACCGCAGAGTTGCACGTCAACGTCACCAACACTGAGCAGACTGTCCGAGACAAGCAGGACTCGCGGACGGTCGTCGGTGTGGACGTGAACGAGGACAACGTGGCTCTCGCCGCTCTCTCCGAGGATGGCGTCAAGGACACGTTGGTCATCGACTTCCCCGAAATCAAGTTCGAGCGTCACCGCTACTTCACGATGCGGAAGCGCGTTCAGAACGCGAGGAAGGACAGCATCCACGATACGTTGGAAGGGCGTGAGGAACGGTTTGTCCGCGACCGACTCCACAAGGTGTCTCGGCACATCGTGGAGTGGAGTCGTCAGTTCGAGAAGCCGTGTATCGTCTTTGAAGACCTCAAAGAGATGCGCGATAGTATTGACTACGGCACGCGGATGAACCGGCGCTTGCACCATCTCCCGTTCCGCGCCCTTCAGTTCTATACGTCGTACAAGGCGTCGTTCGAGGGGATTCCGACCGCGTGGATTAACCCCGAGTACACGAGTCAGCAGTGTCCGATGTGCGGTCATACGGAGCGAGCGAACCGTCACAAGAAGCGGTTCAAGTGTCGGTCATGTGAACATCAAGACCACAGCGACCGTGGTGCAAGCGTGAATATCGCCGTGAAAGGCGTGAAGAAACTCGATTGGAATGTGCCTGCTCTCAACAGCCTTCCTGTTGTTCGGAAGGTGCGACGGCAGGCATCGGGGGCCGTGGACGCCCCGACCGTGACCCACCCGACTGTTCGAGGCTATCAGGCCGATAGTCGGATGGGAGTTTCCGATTAA
- a CDS encoding DUF2080 family transposase-associated protein, giving the protein MANRFEIDGEEVLDGEVKPFGNSAHVTVPKRWRGADVKVVRISESTEQDEE; this is encoded by the coding sequence ATGGCGAACCGTTTTGAAATCGACGGCGAGGAAGTTCTCGACGGCGAGGTCAAACCGTTCGGGAACAGCGCCCACGTCACCGTCCCCAAACGCTGGCGTGGAGCAGACGTGAAAGTTGTCCGAATCTCAGAATCCACTGAACAAGACGAAGAATGA